Part of the Pyramidobacter piscolens W5455 genome is shown below.
TCGTGCTGCCCGTGATCGGCGACTCCACGCTCTACGCCACGGGATTCTACCTCTACGAACTGTGGAAACAGCTCGTTCCCGAGCTGGAGCTTGAACTGACGCCAGGCATCTCGGCGCACTGTCTGGCCGCGGCGAAGTCCGGTTCGTTCCTCGCCATGGGGACCGAGATCCTCGCCATCGTCCCTGCCACGGCGCCGCGCGAGCGGATCGTCGCCGCGCTGAAAGCGGCCGACGCCGCCGCGGTCTATAAGCCCTGCGCGCTGCGCGGACAGCTCCGCGCCACGGTGGAAGAAGCCGGCCCGTGGAAAAAGATTCTGCGCATCGACCGCGCCGGGCTGCCCGACCAAAAGATCTTCACGGACGCCGCGGCCCTGGGCCCCGCCGAGGAATACCTTTCGATCCTGCTGCTGTGGCGCTGACCATGGACTGGACGCCCCTGCTCCGCGGCGAACTGCGGCTGACGCTCGACATCCTCGCCGGATTTTTGATCGGCGCGCTGATCATCCGCACCGGACTGGCCGACAAAGCGCTGCGGCGCGCCCTGCCGCGGCTGAAACGCTGGGGCATCGGCGCTACGCTCGGCGCGGCGCTGACCGTCAGCCTCGGCTCGTCGAAAGCCGGTGCCGCCGTAGTGGCTTCGGCGCTGGACAGCGGCCGCATCTCACCGCGCACGGCCAAATGGGGCACGCTGCTGCTGGCCTTTCCGGCCTACGCGCGCCGCTGGGTCGCGACGATGATCTTGTCGTGCAGCTTGGCCGGCCGGGCGGGCGCTTTTTTCGCCTTGACGCTGCTGCTTCGCTCGGCGGCGAAATTCGCGCTCGAGCTTTTCATTCTCAACCGCGGCGAACACGACGACCGGCCGCAGGAAGAAAACGCCGCGGCGAGCCGCGGCGAATCGGCGCGGAATTTCGGCCTCAAGCTGCTGAAAACGCTGCCGCTGGCCTGGTTCTTTTACGCGCTCGCCGTGCTCGCCGTGCCGTGGGCGGAAAAATATTTACAGATCTGGCTGCGCGGCAGCGCCTTTTTCCCCCTGCCCGCCATGGCGGTGGCGGCGGCGTCTTTCGCCCACGTCTCCGCGGCGCTGGCGCTGGCCGGTGGCAGTCTGGCCGCGGGCGAACTTTCCGTCGCGCAGGCGGTCTTCGCGCTGCTTTTCGGCAACAGCCTGAGTCTGATCACACGGCTCGTGCGCACCAACGCCGGCTATTATTTCGGCTTTTTCCCGCGCGCCGTCGCTCAGTCCATGCTGCTGTGGAACGTCGCCGTTTCGGCCGCGCTGAGCCTGCTGACGTTGGCGCTGGCGGCGCTGCCGCTGTGCTTTTGAACCGAAAATTTGCCTTGAAGAGGTGGACGTTGTGAGACCGGAAGAGATAGAACAAGCGAGCATGAAAACGATCGCCGCCGAGATGGAGCCGTGGCGGGGGCCCGAGGAGAACCTGCCCGTGGTCATGCGCGTCATCCATACCACCGCCGATTTTGAGTTCCAGAAGAACCTGCGCTTCACGCCGGACGTGGTCGGCCGCGCCCGCGAAGCGCTCCGCGCCGGGACGACCATTGTCACCGACACGATGATGGCCGCCGCGGGCGTCAACAAGAAAGCTTGCCGGGCGCTGGGCGTGCAGGTCGTCTGCCGTATGTCGGACGCCGCCGTCGGTGAAGAAGCCGCGTTCCGCGGCGTCACCCGCGCCGTGGTGAGCATGGAAGCGGCGGTGCGCGAGACGCCGCAGGCCGTTTTCGCGATCGGCAACGCGCCGACGGCGCTGATCCG
Proteins encoded:
- a CDS encoding precorrin-2 C(20)-methyltransferase, with product MKFIVAGVGPGDPGLVTVGALKLIERADLVLSPHSHAERASVAEQAVRPHLPDLKTTPVLFPMTGDAASRDASLKAQLEDLRPQWQNAETVVLPVIGDSTLYATGFYLYELWKQLVPELELELTPGISAHCLAAAKSGSFLAMGTEILAIVPATAPRERIVAALKAADAAAVYKPCALRGQLRATVEEAGPWKKILRIDRAGLPDQKIFTDAAALGPAEEYLSILLLWR
- a CDS encoding membrane protein: MDWTPLLRGELRLTLDILAGFLIGALIIRTGLADKALRRALPRLKRWGIGATLGAALTVSLGSSKAGAAVVASALDSGRISPRTAKWGTLLLAFPAYARRWVATMILSCSLAGRAGAFFALTLLLRSAAKFALELFILNRGEHDDRPQEENAAASRGESARNFGLKLLKTLPLAWFFYALAVLAVPWAEKYLQIWLRGSAFFPLPAMAVAAASFAHVSAALALAGGSLAAGELSVAQAVFALLFGNSLSLITRLVRTNAGYYFGFFPRAVAQSMLLWNVAVSAALSLLTLALAALPLCF
- a CDS encoding precorrin-8X methylmutase, with translation MRPEEIEQASMKTIAAEMEPWRGPEENLPVVMRVIHTTADFEFQKNLRFTPDVVGRAREALRAGTTIVTDTMMAAAGVNKKACRALGVQVVCRMSDAAVGEEAAFRGVTRAVVSMEAAVRETPQAVFAIGNAPTALIRLCELIDAGEARPALVVGVPVGFVNVIESKERLARTAVPSIVAMGRKGGSAVASAILNALLYGITR